The following is a genomic window from Bacillus sp. FJAT-52991.
AAGAGAGGACAGAGCGGAACGGAATTCTTTGTTGGAAAATATTGATGGGGAAACAAGTATGATTTTGTCGGAAAATTTTTAGTGAAATCCCTGGCTATTTCTTACATAATAAATAAGGGGGGATGGTTTGTGAACAAATTAAGTATGAATACGAAAGAAATTGAGCTAACAGCGAAATGGTTCACTACGGTAACCAATGATTTGTTACTTTTATTAAATCAAGAAGGACAAATTGAATACATAAACCCTTCCTTTGAGAGGGCGGTCCAATATTCTTTATCCGAAATTAAGAATAAGAGTTACTTAACGCTTGTTCATGACCAAGATCGAGAACACACACTTGAACATATGGAACTATTAAAAAAAGATCAGTTTATACCATTCATTAACCGACATAAAAGGAAGGATGGTACATATTATCGTTTACATTGGGTTATGGCGGCCATTTCCGAAAGCGGTTACACCCAAGCTGTAGCTCGTCCAATTGAGTATAGTAACAACGATGGAAAAGCGATTTCCGCTCGTACATGGTATAACTCCTTTTATGATTATTCAGGGGAAGCAGCTCATATGTTTGATCTTGAAGGCCGAGTCATCGCTGTCAACACAGCCTTTGAAAAATTATTTGGATGGACAGCAGAAGAGATGGTTGGTGAGATATTACAAATTATTCCGCCAGATAGACAATATGAATTTGATCAAGCGAAAGAACAGGTCCTAAACGGTAGCCGGATAGTTAATTTTCAAACATTTCGAATGAAGAAAGACGGAACTGTTTTCCCTGTTTCTGTGACTTATTCTAAAATTTGTGATGATGAAGGCAAAATTGTCGCTCTTTCCGCAATCGTAAAAGATTTAACAGAGCTGGTCAACACGCAAAAAATCCTTGAACAGCAAAGCGAATTTATGATCGAGCAAGAGAAATTACTTCATAATATTTCGGATAATATTAATGAAATTGTTGGTCTGTATGATATTCAAATGGGCAAATATTTGTATATCAGTCCTTCTTATGAAAGAGTATGGGGATCTGATTTACAAGAGCTATACAAGGATTCAAATGCCATATTTGATACGATTTATGCAGAGGATATTCATAAAGCTCGAGTTTTTTTTCAAACTCCTTGTGACTCGGCTAAAGAATTAGAATATCGCATAGTGACTAACAGTGGAGAAGTAAAGTGGATGCGTACAAAAATGACACCAGTAAAGGATAACGATGGAACGGTTATTCGACATCTCAGTATTTCTCAAGACATATCAACATTAAAAGAAACCGAGCAATTAATAAAGAAATCCGATAAACTCGGTGTTGTTGGCCAGCTTGCTGCTGGAATTGCTCATGAAATAAGGAATCCATTAACAGCTGTCAAAGGCTTTCTGCAATTATTAAATCAAGAAACGAAAACGAAGTATGCTGATATTATTCTTACTGAACTTGAACGAATTGAATTTATAATGAATGAGTTTTTAATGCTAGCTAAGCCTCATGAAGAAATGAAAATGGAAGAAAAAAGTGTCACGGATGTGTTAAAAGAAGTGATTACCTTTATGAGCCCTGAAGCGATCTTAAACCAAGTGGAAATCATTACAGAATTTACAGATAAGCCATTGATGGTGATTTGTGAGGAAAAGCAATTAAAGCAAGTATTTATTAATTTAATCAAAAATGCCATAGAGGCGATATCTTCAGGTGGACAGATTGTTGTTCGAACGATGATAAAGTCAAATGGATTTATTTGTATAGAGGTAGAGGACAATGGAGTTGGTATTTCCAAAGAGAGAGTGGAACGGCTAGGTGAACCTTTTTATTCTAGTAAGGAAAAGGGGACAGGTCTAGGATTGATGGTTAGCTTTAAAATCATTGAAAATCACAATGGAACCGTTGAAATTTCTAGTGAAGAAGGTCATGGAACAACGGTCAAAATATTGTTGCCGATTGTGAAATAAAAACAGGCTAAACGATCAATGTTTAGCCTGTTTTTATTGTTTCAAGAATGAGCGATTCATGTCGGTGAAACCCTGTGAAAGTTTTAGTATGAGTATGTTATTTTTACTCATACTAAAAATGTTTCGGAATTTTGTGTAAAGGAGTGACCAAGTTGTTGACAGCTGAAAAATTATCCGCTTTTCAGTCACAGTTAATGATAGAGAAGCAAGAACTTGAGCATCGACTTCAAGATCATGGTCATTTTGGTCTAGAAAGAAGCCATCCTCATGATTCAATGGGTGAGCTGTCAAGTTATGATAATCACCCTGGGGATGAAGGGACGGAGCTATATGAAAGAGAAAAAGACTTAGCATTAAATGAACATGAGCAATATGAGCTAGCCAATATCAATCGAGCGTTACAGGCGATTGAAGAAGGCACGTATGGAACGTGTATCGTGTGCGGTCAAGACATTCCGATGGCAAGACTTGAAGCATTGCCATCTACCGTTTATTGTATCGAGCATACACCTGATCGAACCATTTCTCGTCATCGACCAGTTGAAGAAGAAGTATTAACCCCGCCTTTTGGACAATTTGAATATGATGATCATCCAAATGAATCTGTTGTTTACGATGCAGAAGATGCATGGCAAGAGGTAGCAAATTGGGGGACGTCTGAATCTCCATCCGACTTTGTCAATTCTCCTGCTGATTATGATCATATGTATATTGAATCGGACGAAAATATCGGATATGTAGAAGAGTATGAAAACTTTGTTGGAGTAGACATGGAAGGGAAAAATCTGACCATTTATCCAAATAAACAACATGAACGGTATGAAGAAGAGCTAGATGAAGAAGGGATCATGACTTCATTTGGGGATTTGCCTCCATATGAGCGTGAGCCTTACACAGAAAGAAAAAGAGATCAGTAAGGGCTATCAAACCTTTGAGATTTATTCGCACGAACATTTTATCAAGCGACCACTCAAATCATGATATGATGGGATAAAGTGAAACTTCAATCAGTGGGGGTGTTCTTCATTCCTCACTGATTGAAAGAAGAACAAAGGCTAAAGTCGCAACGTCCTGTTGCAACGCCTTTGTAACCTGCATCGTACAGGCCCGAACGGATCGGGCGTTTACGGGCAAGTTGATCCCTCTGCCATTTTAAGGGGGGCATACTGCTCGTTAATGCGGGATAAATAAGTCATGGCAGGGGTCGGTTCGTGTGTATGTAGTGCTTGTCAATCCAAAAGCAGGAAACCATCAGGGAGTAAAGCAGTGGGAGAAATTAGAGCAAATATTTCAGAACGAAAATATAGCTTATTCAGCTTTTGTGACAGAGTCTGAACAAGAGACGCGTGAGGTTGTCTGGGAATTTAAAGAAAAGAATACCGTGACAGCTTTTATTGTGATCGGCGGAGATGGAACTGTCCATACAGCTATTCAGGACTTGGCAGGAAGTGATATTCCGATGGCAGTATTGCCAACAGGGTCTGGTAATGATTTAGCCAGAGCCTTAAGGTTAACAAAAAGTCCAAAAAGGCTAGCTGAAGCCCTTCTGAAACAGGAGGTAAGAGAGCTTGATGTGCTTCATGTGAATGGGAATTTTTGTTTAACAATTGCAGCAGCTGGTATGGATGCAGAAATTACTCATCATGCAGCTCGTTCTTTTTATAAGCGGTGGTTCAACTTTTTGCGGATAGGCTCGCTTACTTATGTGATCAGTGCTTTATTCGTCATCCCTAAATTTAAGCCCTGTCATGTAGAAATTAAAATCGATGATGATAAATATCTCGCTGAAAAAGTATGGATGGTTGCCTGTGGAAACACTCAAAGCTATGGCGGTGGAATGAAGGTTTGTCCGCTCGCTCACCCTATAGATGGGATTATTGACCTTGTATTTTTGCATACAGTAAGTAGAGGAACGATTATAAGTAGACTGTTACCTAAAGTGTATTCAGGCAAGCATATAAATAAGGATGGAGTCACTTATTTGAAAGGAAGAGATATTCAAATCTCAAGTGATCGTCCATTGAAGGTGATTGCAGACGGAGAAATAATAGGGGAAACACCTGTATCTATTCGAATAAAGCCGGGTGCCATTAAACTAATTGTTACATAAATAAAAACTGGAGCGGCAAATGCTACTCCAGTTTCTGTTTGAAGAAAATTAATTAGGCAACTTCACTTTGCTTCGAGTGAACTTTTTTCATGAATAAGTTGACATCCTTTGGTACTTGGCGGTCTAGTTTAGACACGATATAAACAGTTAAGAAGCCGATTGGTACAGTGACGATGCCTGGTACTTTAAACTGTAGAGCTGGTGGAAGAGCAGAAGCAAAGAAGATCATAAACATGGAAACAGCAAGTCCGACAAGAAGACCAGCAATTGCTCCTTTTTCCGTCATCCCTCTCCACCAAATCCCGAATAGGAAAATCGGTGTAAATGTACTTGCAGCAACCGTAAATGCTAGAGCAACTAAGTGACCGATAGAGGCTTCTTTTACTAACAAGCCTAGGGCACCATATAACACACCAAGAATGACAATTGAAACTTTTCCAGCCATTACGCGCTGCTTTTGTGTTAATTCCTTTTTAGAGAAAGAAGCATATAAATCGTGAGCAAGAGCTCCTGAGCTGGCAATAAATAAACCAGAAAGATTCGAGAAGATCGCGGCAAAGGCACCGGCAATAACGAGTCCAAGCAACCATTTTCCACCTAAGGCTTCAGCGATAGATGGCACCACCATATTGTCTCCACCTGTAATTAAGTTCTTCATTACCTCAGGACTTACATTTCCTTCGATAAATAAAGCTCTTCCTACAACCCCAAGGTAGACAGCGAATAAGAAGAAAACACTAGCAATACCAATTGCCATTAATGCAGATTTACGTGCGGCTTTGGCGCTTGGATTTGTGTAGAAGCGCAATAAAATATGAGGTAGACCAATGGTTCCTAAAGATAAACCAATGACTAATGACAAGGTGTGTAAGAAATTAGGTGTGAGTACTCCTGAAGTAGACCAAGCTTGCCCATCCACTGCCACATTTTTACCGTCTTGCGTGAATTGAGCTGTATTAGCAATCGTACCGCTAAATTCGGTGATGGCTTCTAGTATTTTTTGGTAATGAAGACCACCATAAATGGCTGCACCTACCATGATCACGAAGGATCCTAGGCGAATCCATAGTTCTAGCGCCTGGTTAAGGGTCGTTCCCTTCATGCCACCGATTCCGACATAAAGAATCATGACAGAACAAGTAAAAATAATACCAAATTCATAGGAAGTGCCGAAAAACATGCTTAAGATTTGAGCGGCACCAAGCAACTGTGGAGCAGCATAGAAGCCAGAGATCGAAAGGACGACGAGCACGGCTACTAAACGAGCTCGTTTACTGTGGAAGCGATAGGCAACGAAATCAGCCACTGTATAAGCGCCAAATCTTCTCAACGGACCAGCAACGAATATTGCAAGAAGCGTTAATCCAATTGAAAAGCTAAACGTATAGAAAGCCCCATCATAACCGATGGAAAAGGTTAAACCAGCTAGTCCTAGGAACGTTGCGGCGCTTAAGTAGTCGCCAGCGATGGCGGAACCATTTGTAAACCAACCGAATGACCGGCCACCAACGAAGAAATCACTGGCGCTAGAACTCTTTTTCGACAAGTACGTAATATAAATAATTGTACCCATCAAGATAAAAGTAAATAAATATTTAGGCTCTAGTAATGTTTGCATCATGCAGTATTTCCTCCTTTTACTCGATTCTCGTTGATCGATTGATCATATTGTGCCAATCGTTTTTCATAACGCTTCGTATGAATGTAGGCGATCAAGAATGCCATTCCCATGCCGATAATCGTCGTTAAGAACCAAGTGACGGACATTCCTCCCCAAAACTGGAAGAAAGCAAAGTCTTTAAAAAACCAATTAATCACTGGGATGAAAAAGATAAACGCGTAATAGAAAGAAGAAAGTCCTATACCTGTTTGAAGCTCTGATTTCATAATCGCATTCGTGTCGGAATCTAGTGGTGGTAATTGAGCTGCATCAATTGTTCCGTGTGATCGATCTGTCATTTCATATTCTTTTTCCACATATATCTCCTCCTTTTTTCAAATTATATATAAAAATTGAGTAAAACCCCTTACAAAATAGTGTCTGAATATTATAAAAAATTGCTTGTTTTGGTCATTTGAGCACGTTACTATTAGATAAAGGGGGTAGGGGATGAAGTATAAGATATGTCTTTCTCATGTGAATCTAGCCACTTATTCTTTGTTGAAAGAATGGCTAGAAGAAAAGTTTAAAGATCGTCTTTCTGTGATCGATCGAGCTTATTCAGATGAGCCTATTCATATAAAAATTGTTCAAGTTAGTCAGTTACATGATTGGGTTAAAGTGAATCGATTAAAGAAGCATTACGATTGCTATTACATATTGTTGCTTGATGAAGAATGGGTGAACACTTCTCCATTAGCCATTCGCTTACAAATTCAATCTTTATTATTAAATCCAGTCAAAAAATCGGCTTTTTTTCGAAGTATTAACGAAGCAATTAAGGTGCTAGACCAACAAAAAATTGCTTTGATTCAAGTAAAGGGGAAGAAAATTATCTCCGTACATAAAACAAAGATGAAGCTTAATGAATCAATGGAACATTATATGCTAAGAAGGTTGCTGCATGAGGATGTTCATTCAGAAAGTGAAATGATGGAGTCATTATCGTTGTTTAATGAAAATGAATTTCCTAATACGGTCTGTTATGTACAAGGATTTATTCATCTTGACAGTCATCCTATTAATGAAAATCAGGCAGTTCAGCTCATTTGCTCAAATTTTAAACAGGAATTTCAAGGAATTGTTCCTCGGGTATATTTCCTTCCTTTCCGAAGGTCTTTGATTATTTTATTTCGTCAAACAGATAATATTTGTTGTGTGAAGGATTGGAAAGAAGGGCGTGCAACCTTTGAAAAAATTGTTGAACGTCTTTTAAAGGAGTATAGAATTCAAATATATATTGGTGTCGGTTCGCTTTATAATGATCCATTGCTGCTTCATCATTCTTTTAAAGAATCTAAAGTTGCAAGAGCGCTTCCACCGTATCATGAAGTTTCCTTGCGATATTTTGAGGAAATTTCAAAAGATCCCGATATCAAGAAAAGTACAGAGTATATTGAAGATCATTTCTCAGAAGAAATGACGGCAAAAGATGTAGCAAGCCATGTTAATTTAAGTTATTCTCATTTCATTCGATTGTTTAAGAAGGAAACAGGGAGTACATTTTCGGAATATATTACGTTTGTTCGTCTGAGGAAATCGGTTTGGATGCTAAGGTATACAGATAAAACGATAGAAGAAGTATCGGATGAAGTAGGCTTTAATACACCAAACTATTTCAGCTCGACCTTTAAAAAAGTCATCGGAATAACTCCGAGAGAATTCCGATTGACGAAGGAGATTATTTTTGTGTAAGAGAAAAGCTGATTCAAAATCATGAATCAGCTTTTTTCACGTCTTACTCTGTGCTTTAAACCTTCACTAATTGACCAGCTTCCATGCGATACACTTCATCGCAAAGGGGTAAGACGGCCTCGTCGTGTGTCACCATGATTGCCGCTTTATTTGTTTCCTTTGCTTGACGAGCAATTAAAGTGGCAATATCAACGCTTCGGCTCGGGTCCAGACTTGCGGTTGGTTCATCCGCCAAGATGATGGCTGGATCATTAGCAAACGCACGAGCGATTGCGACCCGTTGTTTTTCGCCACCAGATAGCTGATGAGGATAATGCTTGATACGTGAAAGTAAACCAACGGATGCAAGCAATTCTTCTATATACTCATTTTGGTCAGAGCCTTTTTTTTCCGCCATTTGCAGCACAATTTTCAGTTGTTCTTTCACGGTTAAATAAGGAACAAGATTGGAACTTTGAAAAATATACCCGATATCTGTCAGCCGTGCTTGTGCTTTTTCTTTATCAGTGAAGTGAGTAATATTTTTATTATTGATATAAATATTTCCGCTGTCAGGGCTTAATAGCGCACCGGCAATTGATAAAAAGGTACTTTTTCCTGAACCGGACGGGCCGATAACAGCAGTGAATTGACCCGCCTTTGCTTGAAACGATAAGTTTTTAACAATATGAATGGTGGAGTCACCATCTTTAAACGATTTAGATATATTTTCCAGTACAAGTGGATATTCCATTATTCTACCCTCCCCATCGCTTCAATTGGATCTGCTTTAACAATGTTAAAGCTCGAAATGAGAGATCCGATTAATGCGACTGCTAATAATATTCCTGCTAACATCATAGTATTGGCTATATCAATGACATAAGGGATTCCTTCTGGTAAAAACGATGGCATGAAAATAGCAAATCCAGCAGCTATGCCAATGCTGATCATTGATAACAGCAGCGCTTGTATAATGGTTGTTCCAATTAAAAAGCTATTTCGAGATCCAATTGCTTTTAAAATACCAAACTGATTCATTTTTTGCCCAGTGATAATGTAGAAGAAGGCAGTTAAAATAAAGACCGTAATGACTAGTAGGAATCCGAGCATCATATAAAGAGAGCTTTGTTCCGCTTCAAACCCAGGGATACTCTTCATTACATCTTCTTTTGGTACCCATTGCCCATCTTTTGCTGGCTTTCCGATCGCATGTTCGCCCGTTGGAGCAACAAGTGCATTGTAGTATACTTTGTTGTTTCTTTCTGTTAATGCAGCCCAACTCTTTAAATTAATAAAAGCGACGGGCATATGGCTATATGTTTGACCACTCGTGAACCCTGTGACGGTAAAAGTGAGTCCGGATGTTTCCTCGTAAAGCGTATCACCAAGCTTAATTCCTTCTTCTTTTAATGATTCATCGGCTACGATTGATAACTGATCATCCTTTTTTAATGTGTGACCCTCGATCAGTTTCGGATGAAGAGCACTGTCTTCTTGAATTCCCATAAACGTTAAGTCTATCGTTTTATTATTTGTTCTGTCTTTAAGAGAGAACATTTGAACGCCGAGAGGCTCAAGCCCATGTTCTTTTTGCGCTTGAAGAGCTTCCGTTTCACTAATTTTTGATCGATCTAATCGGTGTTCTGCTTCTGTTTTCATATAAAAGCTATCTGCTTTCATATTCACTACGCTTGAGGCATTATCAAGTGACAGCCCGTTAGCTAATCCATTAATGATAAATACAAGCGAAGCTGTAAAGAACAAGATAAACGCGATTAGTAAATATTTTAATTTGAAAAATCTCATTTCTTTTATAGAGAGTGAGAACATTTCCATTCACCTTTCTTTCAGTTGATCTATTTGTATCATACAACCGAAAAATGAACAGAAGATGAACATCAATTTACAATTGCCGTTTTGTAAGAGCCAATAAAAAAATCCCTGAGTTTTATAAGAGTTTTCAGGGAATGTTTGATGTTTTTAGTTTTGGAAGTTCTACAGTAATTTCAGTGCCAACTCCTTTTTCGCTTTTGGCATAAATACGACCGTCATGGAGGTGCACGATTGCCATCGCGATAGAGAGACCTAATCCTGTTCCTTCTACAGTTCGGCTTCTAGCGACGTCTGCTCGATAGAAGCGTTCAAAAATACGAGAAAGATCAGCTTGGTCAATGCCTTCTCCAGAGTCCCGTACACGTATTTCTACTCGATCAGACTTGTCAATGAGCGAAATGCTCACACTTCCTCCTTCGACATTATATTTCACTGCATTAGAAATAATATTGTCCCAAACAGCATAAAGCATTGTTGGGTCTCCATAAAAATTCGTTGAAGAAAGCTGGTAGTCCGCCATAATTCCTTTTTCCTGCATCTTCCATTGGTGCTGCTTTAACACTTGTTTCATTTGATCAGACAAGGAAAAGGTTTGCTTTTTCAGCGGCTGGTCTTCCTGTTCTAATGAAGCAAGAAGCAAAACTTGCTTTGTTAACGCCGAAAGCCGAAGTACCTCTTTATTAATAATATCAGTGTAATAAAGCTTTTCTTCATCTGACAAAGCAGGCTGAGCCAAGAGGGAAGTGTACCCTTTAATATTAGAAAGAGGGGATTGAATATCATGGGAGATATTTGATATTAACTGTTTGCGTAGTTCTTCTAACTGTTCTAGTTGATTGGCCATTTGAGTAAAGCTTTGAGCCAGTTCACCAATTTCATCCTTGCGATTAATGTCTAATTGAATGTTAAAGTTCCCTTGAGCTAATTCAAAAGTGGCCGAAGTTAGTTTTTTTATTGGGGCCGTTAGTAATTTAACACTTATTAACACAAATAAAATGCTTAACAAAATCGTAAGCGCAAGCATTGAGCCAAATAAAAGGTGCATTTCATTAAAAAGCAGTTTAATATCTGGACGCATAAATAAGGCGTATGGTTTCTCTTGATATATTAATGGAACGCCGATTGTATTTTCCAATTCATTAGCAAAGAAACCGGTAACAAAAAAAGTATGGGGAAATTGCTGCATTCCATGAAAGATGTCACCGTTCAGGACCATCTTTAC
Proteins encoded in this region:
- a CDS encoding HAMP domain-containing sensor histidine kinase, encoding MIRSLYGKFTFTTILIMLLSGIIAFLLSNVYYQMILKPYNDQKNTMIAEEIVDYVHTHPEIDLDSYLDHLSAVGYQLYVTDGQQEQFYGKAFREVNLAPDDVKMVLNGDIFHGMQQFPHTFFVTGFFANELENTIGVPLIYQEKPYALFMRPDIKLLFNEMHLLFGSMLALTILLSILFVLISVKLLTAPIKKLTSATFELAQGNFNIQLDINRKDEIGELAQSFTQMANQLEQLEELRKQLISNISHDIQSPLSNIKGYTSLLAQPALSDEEKLYYTDIINKEVLRLSALTKQVLLLASLEQEDQPLKKQTFSLSDQMKQVLKQHQWKMQEKGIMADYQLSSTNFYGDPTMLYAVWDNIISNAVKYNVEGGSVSISLIDKSDRVEIRVRDSGEGIDQADLSRIFERFYRADVARSRTVEGTGLGLSIAMAIVHLHDGRIYAKSEKGVGTEITVELPKLKTSNIP
- a CDS encoding ABC transporter permease, yielding MFSLSIKEMRFFKLKYLLIAFILFFTASLVFIINGLANGLSLDNASSVVNMKADSFYMKTEAEHRLDRSKISETEALQAQKEHGLEPLGVQMFSLKDRTNNKTIDLTFMGIQEDSALHPKLIEGHTLKKDDQLSIVADESLKEEGIKLGDTLYEETSGLTFTVTGFTSGQTYSHMPVAFINLKSWAALTERNNKVYYNALVAPTGEHAIGKPAKDGQWVPKEDVMKSIPGFEAEQSSLYMMLGFLLVITVFILTAFFYIITGQKMNQFGILKAIGSRNSFLIGTTIIQALLLSMISIGIAAGFAIFMPSFLPEGIPYVIDIANTMMLAGILLAVALIGSLISSFNIVKADPIEAMGRVE
- a CDS encoding cation acetate symporter produces the protein MMQTLLEPKYLFTFILMGTIIYITYLSKKSSSASDFFVGGRSFGWFTNGSAIAGDYLSAATFLGLAGLTFSIGYDGAFYTFSFSIGLTLLAIFVAGPLRRFGAYTVADFVAYRFHSKRARLVAVLVVLSISGFYAAPQLLGAAQILSMFFGTSYEFGIIFTCSVMILYVGIGGMKGTTLNQALELWIRLGSFVIMVGAAIYGGLHYQKILEAITEFSGTIANTAQFTQDGKNVAVDGQAWSTSGVLTPNFLHTLSLVIGLSLGTIGLPHILLRFYTNPSAKAARKSALMAIGIASVFFLFAVYLGVVGRALFIEGNVSPEVMKNLITGGDNMVVPSIAEALGGKWLLGLVIAGAFAAIFSNLSGLFIASSGALAHDLYASFSKKELTQKQRVMAGKVSIVILGVLYGALGLLVKEASIGHLVALAFTVAASTFTPIFLFGIWWRGMTEKGAIAGLLVGLAVSMFMIFFASALPPALQFKVPGIVTVPIGFLTVYIVSKLDRQVPKDVNLFMKKVHSKQSEVA
- a CDS encoding AraC family transcriptional regulator, with the protein product MKYKICLSHVNLATYSLLKEWLEEKFKDRLSVIDRAYSDEPIHIKIVQVSQLHDWVKVNRLKKHYDCYYILLLDEEWVNTSPLAIRLQIQSLLLNPVKKSAFFRSINEAIKVLDQQKIALIQVKGKKIISVHKTKMKLNESMEHYMLRRLLHEDVHSESEMMESLSLFNENEFPNTVCYVQGFIHLDSHPINENQAVQLICSNFKQEFQGIVPRVYFLPFRRSLIILFRQTDNICCVKDWKEGRATFEKIVERLLKEYRIQIYIGVGSLYNDPLLLHHSFKESKVARALPPYHEVSLRYFEEISKDPDIKKSTEYIEDHFSEEMTAKDVASHVNLSYSHFIRLFKKETGSTFSEYITFVRLRKSVWMLRYTDKTIEEVSDEVGFNTPNYFSSTFKKVIGITPREFRLTKEIIFV
- a CDS encoding PAS domain S-box protein, which gives rise to MNKLSMNTKEIELTAKWFTTVTNDLLLLLNQEGQIEYINPSFERAVQYSLSEIKNKSYLTLVHDQDREHTLEHMELLKKDQFIPFINRHKRKDGTYYRLHWVMAAISESGYTQAVARPIEYSNNDGKAISARTWYNSFYDYSGEAAHMFDLEGRVIAVNTAFEKLFGWTAEEMVGEILQIIPPDRQYEFDQAKEQVLNGSRIVNFQTFRMKKDGTVFPVSVTYSKICDDEGKIVALSAIVKDLTELVNTQKILEQQSEFMIEQEKLLHNISDNINEIVGLYDIQMGKYLYISPSYERVWGSDLQELYKDSNAIFDTIYAEDIHKARVFFQTPCDSAKELEYRIVTNSGEVKWMRTKMTPVKDNDGTVIRHLSISQDISTLKETEQLIKKSDKLGVVGQLAAGIAHEIRNPLTAVKGFLQLLNQETKTKYADIILTELERIEFIMNEFLMLAKPHEEMKMEEKSVTDVLKEVITFMSPEAILNQVEIITEFTDKPLMVICEEKQLKQVFINLIKNAIEAISSGGQIVVRTMIKSNGFICIEVEDNGVGISKERVERLGEPFYSSKEKGTGLGLMVSFKIIENHNGTVEISSEEGHGTTVKILLPIVK
- a CDS encoding yteA family sporulation protein, which translates into the protein MLTAEKLSAFQSQLMIEKQELEHRLQDHGHFGLERSHPHDSMGELSSYDNHPGDEGTELYEREKDLALNEHEQYELANINRALQAIEEGTYGTCIVCGQDIPMARLEALPSTVYCIEHTPDRTISRHRPVEEEVLTPPFGQFEYDDHPNESVVYDAEDAWQEVANWGTSESPSDFVNSPADYDHMYIESDENIGYVEEYENFVGVDMEGKNLTIYPNKQHERYEEELDEEGIMTSFGDLPPYEREPYTERKRDQ
- a CDS encoding ABC transporter ATP-binding protein, with protein sequence MEYPLVLENISKSFKDGDSTIHIVKNLSFQAKAGQFTAVIGPSGSGKSTFLSIAGALLSPDSGNIYINNKNITHFTDKEKAQARLTDIGYIFQSSNLVPYLTVKEQLKIVLQMAEKKGSDQNEYIEELLASVGLLSRIKHYPHQLSGGEKQRVAIARAFANDPAIILADEPTASLDPSRSVDIATLIARQAKETNKAAIMVTHDEAVLPLCDEVYRMEAGQLVKV
- a CDS encoding diacylglycerol kinase family protein, producing the protein MYVVLVNPKAGNHQGVKQWEKLEQIFQNENIAYSAFVTESEQETREVVWEFKEKNTVTAFIVIGGDGTVHTAIQDLAGSDIPMAVLPTGSGNDLARALRLTKSPKRLAEALLKQEVRELDVLHVNGNFCLTIAAAGMDAEITHHAARSFYKRWFNFLRIGSLTYVISALFVIPKFKPCHVEIKIDDDKYLAEKVWMVACGNTQSYGGGMKVCPLAHPIDGIIDLVFLHTVSRGTIISRLLPKVYSGKHINKDGVTYLKGRDIQISSDRPLKVIADGEIIGETPVSIRIKPGAIKLIVT